The window CAACCTTATCCCCTGTTCAACCGCCTGTTCCGGCGCCAAGTAGCGCCCGCCGTCATAGAACGAGTCCGGGGTGACATTCAAAATCCCCATTACCTGAACCCGGCGGGCTAAATCAAGCGCACACGACCCAACCTTTAAAATCGGGTTCGGACAAAAACTGTTTGCCCGCAACTCCTCTAAAAACGGCACCAACCTGCGGGCGCACTCCGGCTGGTGACTGAGCCGCTGGCAAATCTCCGCAATCTGCCGTTCGGTGGCGAAAAGAATCGCATCGGTCTGGCGCACTTTGCCACTGATTGTATTCCGGTGCACCGCACAGTCACCACCGGCAACGAGTGCGGTTTGCTTCAAGATGTTGGCACCGGCAACCGACAGCCCGCTGATTTTCAGCGCCCGGACCGCGCTCTTGGCGCGAAAAATCTCCCACGCCGCCGGGTCAACACCGACCCGCGCCAGTTCCTGATAAAGGTCCACGCTATAACTGATGTCAAGGAGCCGAATCATCACCCGCTTTTGCTACCCTTTAAGCACCGCCCCGATTCTTTCCAGCGCCCAGTCAATCTCCTCCTTCTTAATTACCAGCGGCGGCGCAAACCGAATCACCTTCTCATGTGTGTCCTTGGCAAGGATGCCCAGTTTGAGCAGTTCTTCGCAATAGAGCCGTGCCGGGCCGGCATCCGGCTTCAACTCCACGCCGATAAACAAACCCCGTCCCCGGACATCTGCCACCCGGGGCGAATTCAGTTTCTTCAGTTCGGCAAGAAAGTATTCGCCCAGTTCTGCCGACCGTTCGGGCAGTTTCTCCTCAAGAATCACCTCCACCGCCGCTCTACCAACCGCGCAGGCAAGCGGATTCCCACCAAAAGTTGAACCGTGATTCCCGGGAACAAATGCGTCCATCACCGCCCTGGGACCGCAAACCGCCGAAACCGGCATACACCCACCACCCAGCGCCTTGCCTAAAATCAAAAGGTCGGGCTTGACATCCTCATACTGGTAGCAGAAAAGTTTACCGGTCCGCCCCATTCCGGTCTGAATCTCGTCCAAAATCAACAGCACCCGATTCTGTTGGCACACCTCCTGCGCCGCCTTCAGATACCCCTTATCGGGCACGATGATACCACCTTCGCCCTGAATCGGCTCAACAAGAAAACCGACCGTATTCTCGTTTATCGCTCCCTGCAAAGCGTCGATGTCGTTGTAGGGAATCACCCTGAAACCAGGGGTGAACGGTCCAAACCCGTCCTGATAGAGCGGTTCGGTCGAGAAACTGATGATGGTGATTGTTCGGCCATGGAAGTTGTTGGCACAGACAACGATCTCCGCCTTGTCCGGCGCCACGCCCTTCTTCTTATAACCCCAGCGCCGGGCACATTTAATTGCCGTCTCCACGCCTTCGGCACCAGAGTTCATCAAAAGCACCTGGTCCTGACCAGTGATTTCACAGAGCAGTTTACAGAACGGTCCTAACTGGTCGTTATGAAACGCCCTTGAAGTCAAACAAATCCGGCTAACCTGCTCAATCAACGCCTTCAAAATCTTCGGATGGCGATGACCTTGATTAAGCGCCGAATAAGACGCCAGCATATCAAGATAACGGTTGCCTTCAACATCCTCCACCCACACACCCTCGCCCCGCGTTAAAACCACGGGCAAAGGATGGTAGTTATGGGCGGCAAACTGCTCAACAAGGTTAATATGCTCCTGGGTATTCAAATGA is drawn from candidate division WOR-3 bacterium and contains these coding sequences:
- the rocD gene encoding ornithine--oxo-acid transaminase, translated to MNTQEHINLVEQFAAHNYHPLPVVLTRGEGVWVEDVEGNRYLDMLASYSALNQGHRHPKILKALIEQVSRICLTSRAFHNDQLGPFCKLLCEITGQDQVLLMNSGAEGVETAIKCARRWGYKKKGVAPDKAEIVVCANNFHGRTITIISFSTEPLYQDGFGPFTPGFRVIPYNDIDALQGAINENTVGFLVEPIQGEGGIIVPDKGYLKAAQEVCQQNRVLLILDEIQTGMGRTGKLFCYQYEDVKPDLLILGKALGGGCMPVSAVCGPRAVMDAFVPGNHGSTFGGNPLACAVGRAAVEVILEEKLPERSAELGEYFLAELKKLNSPRVADVRGRGLFIGVELKPDAGPARLYCEELLKLGILAKDTHEKVIRFAPPLVIKKEEIDWALERIGAVLKG